From Palaemon carinicauda isolate YSFRI2023 unplaced genomic scaffold, ASM3689809v2 scaffold351, whole genome shotgun sequence, the proteins below share one genomic window:
- the LOC137636677 gene encoding uncharacterized protein: MGAQQIVSVLRVDNVHDLYIPPAPWVPDPISTNFTILPSTKALCPPQILLQAANQAVRQTWANNNYFTDGSVDRSIPATGAAVVSNNYVANWRLSDHASTLQTELVAIAKALADSLSKQGDTTIHTDSKGAIQAISNNKLQENVRLLSTIRATAQIHAQRGRKITLNWIPSHVGVQGNEAADRLANEALKCTSIGVSLSKSLKQIKNLLIQNCLSRVRSDVRDTALGGSMTARWYTQVTDMDPHGITRDTNRRIAVITHRLRLGYKCCWQIIGDEVRPCQYCEAQPAGDPLDHYLLHCPSTALLRQDLPNHPPITAEAVTKNILENIPAYTAYLSSYPPPR, from the coding sequence ATGGGAGCGCAGCAGATCGTCTCGGTTCTGAGGGTGGACAACGTTCATGATCTGTACATCCCCCCAGCCCCATGGGTCCCCGACCCAATTTCCACCAATTTCACTATCCTCCCCTCCACCAAAGCCTTATGCCCTCCCCAAATACTGTTACAAGCAGCCAACCAAGCAGTAAGGCAAACTTGGGCCAATAACAATTACTTCACAGACGGGTCGGTGGACCGGAGCATACCTGCTACGGGTGCCGCCGTCGTCTCAAATAACTATGTTGCCAACTGGAGGTTGTCAGATCATGCCTCCACCCTACAGACTGAGCTCGTGGCCATAGCCAAGGCGCTTGCTGACTCTCTGAGTAAGCAAGGAGACACTACCATCCATACCGACTCCAAAGGAGCGATACAGGCCATTTCcaacaataaactacaagagaacgtGCGTTTGCTCTCCACCATCAGAGCTACAGCACAGATCCATGCTCAGAGGGGTCGCAAAATCACCCTCAACTGGATCCCTAGTCATGTGGGGGTTCAGGGGAATGAGGCCGCAGACAGGCTAGCAAATGAGGCACTGAAGTGCACCTCCATAGGGGTAAGCCTCAGTAAATCTCTTAAACAAATTAAAAATCTACTAATCCAAAACTGTCTTTCCAGAGTTAGGTCTGATGTACGCGACACAGCCTTGGGAGGTTCCATGACTGCCAGGTGGTACACACAGGTAACTGATATGGACCCACATGGCATCACAAGGGACACAAATAGGAGAATAGCCGTCATCACTCATCGCCTCAGACTGGGCTATAAATGCTGCTGGCAAATCATCGGTGACGAAGTACGCCCTTGCCAATACTGTGAAGCACAACCAGCCGGTGACCCTTTGGACCACTATCTCCTCCACTGCCCCAGCACTGCGCTCCTTCGTCAAGACCTACCCAACCATCCACCGATTACAGCAGAAGCAGTAACCAAGAACATCCTAGAAAACATCCCTGCATACACAGCTTATCTCTCATCGTACCCGCCGCCTAGGTGA